One window of Nostoc sp. C052 genomic DNA carries:
- the surE gene encoding 5'/3'-nucleotidase SurE: MKLLISNDDGISALGIRTLANYLAEAGHDVSVVCPDRERSATGHGLTLQQPIRAEIVEGIFHPAIKAWACDGTPSDCVKLALWALLPTPPDLVLSGINQGANLGTEILYSGTVSAAMEGLIEGIPSVALSLMSHTSKDFQPAAKFAKILVDQLAQKPLPDLMLLNVNIPAVKWEEIAGVTLTRQGIRRYIDVFDKRVDPRGKTYYWLTGEVTEDVEPPTGLNLPQNVPTDVQVVRKNYISVTPLQYNLTYADGLDKLSEWEFNFP, translated from the coding sequence ATGAAATTACTAATTAGCAACGATGACGGCATTTCTGCCTTAGGGATTCGTACCCTAGCCAATTACTTGGCAGAGGCCGGTCATGATGTGAGTGTAGTTTGTCCAGATCGAGAGCGATCGGCAACTGGACACGGGTTAACTTTACAGCAACCCATTCGTGCCGAAATTGTTGAAGGGATTTTTCATCCTGCTATCAAAGCTTGGGCTTGCGATGGTACACCTTCAGATTGCGTCAAACTAGCGCTGTGGGCTTTACTCCCGACTCCCCCCGATTTGGTTCTCTCTGGCATTAATCAAGGTGCGAATTTGGGAACTGAAATCTTGTATTCCGGTACTGTTTCTGCGGCAATGGAAGGTCTAATTGAAGGCATTCCCAGTGTAGCCCTCAGTCTTATGAGTCACACATCGAAAGACTTTCAACCTGCTGCGAAGTTTGCCAAAATTCTCGTAGACCAGTTAGCCCAAAAACCGCTGCCAGATTTGATGTTGCTCAATGTCAATATTCCTGCGGTCAAGTGGGAAGAAATTGCCGGTGTTACTCTCACTCGTCAAGGAATACGGCGTTACATTGATGTATTTGATAAACGAGTTGATCCTCGTGGAAAAACGTACTACTGGCTAACCGGAGAGGTAACTGAAGACGTGGAACCCCCAACAGGATTAAACTTGCCTCAAAATGTACCGACAGACGTGCAGGTTGTGCGTAAAAACTACATCAGTGTAACGCCGTTACAATACAATCTTACATACGCAGATGGACTAGATAAATTATCTGAGTGGGAATTCAATTTTCCTTGA
- a CDS encoding MBL fold metallo-hydrolase translates to MSRIENQFTVQFWGVRGSIPSPGPHTVRYGGNTPCISMQAGDKRLIFDAGTGLHVLGQSMLRQMPLEAHIFFTHSHWDHMQGFPFFTPGFVKGNDFHIYGAIAPDGSTIEQRLNDQMLHPNFPVPLQIMQANLNFYDIRPGQPIHIDDVTVETAPLNHPGEAVGYRVNWRGGAAAYITDTEHFPDRLDDNVLWLARNADILIYDSTYTDEEYHSPKSPRIGWGHSTWQEAVKVAQAANVKTLVIYHHDPAHDDDFLDRVGKQAAAKFPGAIMAREGLVLQIPTSVALSESFPVSKFST, encoded by the coding sequence ATGTCTAGGATAGAGAACCAATTTACCGTACAATTTTGGGGCGTCCGCGGCAGCATCCCCAGTCCAGGGCCACACACCGTTCGTTACGGCGGTAATACCCCTTGCATATCAATGCAAGCGGGCGATAAGCGCTTAATTTTCGATGCTGGCACAGGACTACATGTTTTGGGGCAATCTATGTTGCGCCAAATGCCGTTAGAAGCTCACATATTTTTTACCCACTCTCACTGGGATCACATGCAGGGTTTTCCCTTCTTTACCCCAGGGTTTGTGAAGGGTAATGACTTTCATATCTACGGGGCGATCGCACCTGATGGTTCTACCATAGAACAGCGCCTCAACGATCAAATGTTACACCCGAATTTCCCCGTACCCTTGCAGATTATGCAGGCCAATTTAAATTTCTACGACATTCGACCGGGGCAACCAATCCACATCGATGACGTTACCGTAGAAACAGCACCTTTAAATCATCCAGGTGAAGCCGTAGGATACCGTGTCAATTGGCGTGGTGGTGCTGCTGCTTACATCACTGATACCGAACATTTTCCCGATCGACTCGATGATAATGTGCTGTGGCTAGCTCGTAATGCCGACATCTTAATTTACGATTCTACCTATACAGACGAGGAATACCACTCCCCAAAATCCCCAAGAATTGGCTGGGGACATTCTACCTGGCAAGAAGCTGTGAAAGTGGCACAAGCTGCTAACGTCAAAACTCTGGTGATTTACCACCACGATCCAGCGCATGATGACGACTTTTTGGATCGTGTAGGCAAACAAGCCGCTGCAAAATTTCCTGGCGCTATTATGGCACGGGAAGGATTGGTGCTTCAGATTCCAACCTCAGTAGCCTTATCAGAATCTTTTCCTGTTAGTAAGTTTTCTACCTAA
- a CDS encoding bifunctional riboflavin kinase/FAD synthetase, whose product MLNLSKNGCSVRVASSSEGLLTPTAVALGKFDGVHLGHQRVIQPVLHAGGNLSVASSRQSKENQLANQEYTYSTVVTFDPHPQEFFTGQPRTLLTPLDEKVQQLRSLGVEQLVLLPFDKELSALNPEEFVEKILVQQLRCQQISIGQDFCFGEKRSGTAKDLQLLAAKHNIPVTIVPLQTYTGESPIESSCVSTTQTQDARISTSLIRQTLEHGDIENANLLLGRPYTLLGDVIQGQQLGRTIGFPTANLQLPKDKFLPRQGVYAVRVFTLSEISDTAPSENLGVMNIGNRPTVNGTYSSAEVHLFDWSGDLYGKKLVVQLVKFLRPEQKFPSLEALKTQIQLDCVVAREVLGA is encoded by the coding sequence GTGCTAAATTTGTCTAAAAATGGGTGTTCTGTGCGGGTTGCTTCTTCAAGCGAAGGGCTGCTAACGCCGACTGCTGTTGCCCTTGGCAAGTTTGATGGTGTTCATCTTGGGCATCAAAGAGTAATTCAACCAGTCTTGCACGCTGGTGGTAACTTGTCAGTAGCCAGTAGTCGGCAGTCAAAGGAAAATCAACTGGCAAATCAAGAATATACCTACTCAACAGTTGTCACCTTTGACCCCCATCCACAGGAATTCTTTACGGGGCAACCCCGGACTTTGCTAACGCCACTGGATGAAAAAGTCCAACAATTGCGATCGCTTGGGGTAGAACAACTGGTACTATTACCCTTTGACAAAGAATTATCTGCACTGAACCCCGAAGAATTCGTCGAAAAAATTCTTGTGCAACAGCTGCGATGCCAACAAATTAGTATCGGGCAGGATTTTTGTTTCGGCGAAAAGCGTAGTGGTACTGCTAAAGATTTGCAATTACTCGCCGCCAAACACAATATTCCCGTTACTATCGTTCCCTTACAAACTTATACAGGTGAATCGCCCATCGAAAGTAGTTGCGTCAGTACTACTCAGACTCAAGATGCCCGCATTAGCACTTCATTGATCCGTCAAACCCTTGAGCATGGCGACATCGAAAACGCAAATCTACTACTAGGACGCCCTTACACTCTCCTTGGTGATGTCATTCAAGGTCAACAATTGGGCAGAACAATTGGCTTTCCCACCGCCAACCTCCAACTACCAAAAGACAAGTTTTTGCCCCGCCAAGGAGTCTATGCTGTCCGCGTTTTCACTCTCAGCGAAATATCAGACACCGCTCCTAGTGAGAACTTGGGCGTAATGAATATCGGCAATCGCCCAACTGTAAATGGTACTTATTCATCTGCGGAAGTACATTTATTTGATTGGTCTGGTGATTTGTATGGCAAAAAACTAGTTGTGCAGCTAGTTAAATTTTTGCGCCCTGAACAAAAATTTCCTTCTCTCGAAGCCCTGAAAACACAAATTCAACTTGACTGCGTTGTTGCTAGAGAAGTTTTGGGTGCTTAG